The Cetobacterium somerae sequence TATGAACGATAACTGGAGTTCCATTAGCCTCTTTAATTTGATCTACATAAACTGGAAAAAATGGGGCAATAAGAATAACTTCATCCCCCTCATTCAATGTAGCTTGTAATGCTAAATACATTCCATGACAAGCTCCTGATAAAACAATAACTTCGTTGAGATCAACATTATAATTATTAAACTCAGTTTTATGATATTCAATAATTTCTTTACGAAGGTCTAAATCTCCTAAAGGATCGGTATAGTGTGTATGACCATTTAAAGCATCTTGAAAAGCGGAGTTTATAATAATTTTATCAGTGTGTATATCCAAATCTCCAATTCCTAAGTTTATAATTTGATTTTTTTCTGATTCATCAATAGACTTGAAAGTTGTTTCCTCTTTATTTTGAAATCTTTTAGCTAAAAATTTTGATCCATTCATTTTAATATCCCCCCTATAAATTTCCTTCTAAAATAGTTATAAATTCATCTTTAGTAAAGTTAAGTGGTATTTCGCTACCAGTAATAGAGTTTAAAATTTTATCAATAATCTCCTCTTTTTTCTCAAGGTATTCATTTTTAACAACAATCTCTTTAAGAGTAGTTGGAAGATTAATCTCTTTATAGAAGTTTAAAAGATTATTAAGTTCTTCATGATTACCTTCAAGTTGTAATTGAATTAATATACCAAAAGCTACCACTTCTCCATGTAGATGCTCCTCTTCAACTCTTTTAATTTTAGTTAAAGCATCGAAAATAGCATGGGCAAGTGCTCCATTGTATTTAAAGTCAATAAGATTTGAAACAATACCAGTTGTTACAAGAATAACTCCAGCAACTTCTTTAAAATCAACATCTACTATTGATGTAGAAAGAGCATGTTTTCCATAATTTAACATTGTTTCTTTACAAAGATGACTTAGCTTTTCTCCCATAGTAGTATTAAAATTTAATCTTTTTCCACGAGCTTTTAAATTCATTTCGTAATATTTAGCTAAAGTATCTCCTATTCCAGCCCATAAGTATTTTTTAGGGGCAGCAATTAAAGTATCTAAATTTATGAACGTTTTGTGAGGTGGTCTTTTTAAAAAGTATAACTCTTGAAACACATGATTTTCCTCATACATTACTGAAATATATGAAACTGCAGCACATGTAGAAGCAATGGTAGGAATAGTAAAAAGTGGTATATTTAATTTATCCATCATAACTTTTGAAGCATCGATAGATTTTCCGCCACCAATACCAAGAATCAAATCATAAGTATTATCATTTAAATTATCCAAAGTTGAGTTAACAATAGAGTGACAACACTCATTACCATAATGAACTAGATGAAAATTTTTATCTTTTAAAGTTTTAAAAAATTCATTTTTTATTGATAAAAGAGATTTATCACCATGAATAACTAAGATATTATTATAATTTTGAATCTCTTTACCTAAAATATTCCAAATGTTACTGTCCATATAAACTTCTGTTAAAATAGATTTTTCCATAAAAATTCCTCCCAGTTCATAAATTTAGATAAAATAAAAAAGCTTCTGGTTTCCCAAAAGCTTTAAACAATAAATCTTTAAAAAGTTAGTTGGGATATAAGCCTATATTTTTTTAATACAAATAGGCTCATATCTATAATTTCTAGATATAAACCTTAGTTTTAAAATAATACATAAACCAAAACATAGCCCTAACTTTTCTTAAAGACATTTTAAATTCCTCCTAAAATTTTTTTATTTGCATAAATATAACATAAAAAAATAGGGTTGTAAACATTTTTTTGAAAATATTTTTTTAAAAAAAATAAAATAAAAAAAGATTGACAAAATTATAAAAAATTATTATCATTTTTAAAACATTTATAGCTGGGGGGATTTTATGAAAAGAACATTATTGCTATTAATTATTGTTTCAAATTTTGTCTTTGGAAAAGATGTGTTTAAAATTGGGGCTACTCCAATACCTGCTGGGGAAATTTTAAATGAGATAAAAGAGGAGTTAGCAAAAGAGGGATTAAATATTGAAATTGTTGAATTTACAGATTATATTATGCCAAATTTAGCTTTGGCAGATGGTTCTTTAGATGCAAATTTTTTCCAACATAAACCATATTTAGCTAATTTTATGAAAGAGAAAAATTTAGATTTAGTTCCCTTAGAGGATATATATGTCCCACCATTAGGAGCTTATTCTAAAAAATATAAAAGTGTGAATGAATTAAAAGCTGGAGATAAAATAGCTATTCCTAATGATCCTACAAATGCTGGAAGAGCGTTGATTTTATTACATAATAATGGAGTTATAAAGTTATCTAATCCTGAGGATTTAATGGCTACAGAGTTTGATATAGTTGAAAATCCTAAAAAATTAAAGATTGTTTCTCTACAAGCTGCTCAGTTACCAAGATCTTTAGAAGATGTGGACTTAGCAGTTATAAATTGTAACTATGCTTTAGATACAGGATTATCACCACAAGAAGACTCTTTAATTGTTGAAGGGAAAGAGAGTGCTTATGGAAATGTGGTAGCAGTAAGAAAAGGTGATGAAAATAGTAAAGAAGTAGCAACTTTAATGAAAGTTCTAAGGAGTGACAAAGTTAGAAATTTTATATTAGAGAAGTATAAAGGAGGAATAATTCCTCTATTCTAAACTATTTTGGAGGTCTTTATGAAAAATATATTAAAGGGAATTTTTATAGTATTAATTGCACTGATTGTTTTTAGTTGTGGAGAAAAAGAAGCCAAGGTTCAAGAAACAAAAGACAGAGTTTTTGTAATTGGAACTAATGCAGAATATCCACCATTTGAATACTTAGAAAACGGGAAAATAGTAGGGTTAGATCCAGATATTATAGAAGCAATATTTCAAAAACTTGGATATCAGTATAAATGGGCTAATATGGAGTTTGGAGGATTAATATCAGCCTTACAAACTGGCAAAATAGATATGGTTATAGCTGGAATGAGTATTACTCCTGAAAGAGCTAAGATGGTTCAATTTACATCTCCTTATCTAACTTCAAAGGTAGCATTTGTAACAAATCAAAAAAAACCTATAAAAGGAATGGATGATTTAGAGGATAAAAAATATGGAGCAGAATTAGGAACAACAAAAGAAAATACTGCTAAAAATATTTCTGGAGCAACGGTAGTTCCTTTTCAAAATAATACATCAGCTTTATTAGCCTTAAAAAATGGTCAAATAGATGGGATTGTTTTAGATGAGAGTGTTGCAGAAGAGTATGTTAAAAATAACTCAGATTTATTATTAGTTGGTATTTTAGAAGGGGAACCAAAAGCGATAGCTCTTGGAAAAAATGATAAAGATTTTGATAAAATAAACGAAGCATTAGTTCAGTTAGTAAATGATGGAACTATTGAAAAGTTAAAAGAAAAATATAAGGTTAAGTAAGTAGAAAGAGAGGAAACTCTCTTTTTATTTTTGTGATTGACTTTT is a genomic window containing:
- a CDS encoding transporter substrate-binding domain-containing protein, which gives rise to MKNILKGIFIVLIALIVFSCGEKEAKVQETKDRVFVIGTNAEYPPFEYLENGKIVGLDPDIIEAIFQKLGYQYKWANMEFGGLISALQTGKIDMVIAGMSITPERAKMVQFTSPYLTSKVAFVTNQKKPIKGMDDLEDKKYGAELGTTKENTAKNISGATVVPFQNNTSALLALKNGQIDGIVLDESVAEEYVKNNSDLLLVGILEGEPKAIALGKNDKDFDKINEALVQLVNDGTIEKLKEKYKVK
- a CDS encoding iron-containing alcohol dehydrogenase family protein, with protein sequence MEKSILTEVYMDSNIWNILGKEIQNYNNILVIHGDKSLLSIKNEFFKTLKDKNFHLVHYGNECCHSIVNSTLDNLNDNTYDLILGIGGGKSIDASKVMMDKLNIPLFTIPTIASTCAAVSYISVMYEENHVFQELYFLKRPPHKTFINLDTLIAAPKKYLWAGIGDTLAKYYEMNLKARGKRLNFNTTMGEKLSHLCKETMLNYGKHALSTSIVDVDFKEVAGVILVTTGIVSNLIDFKYNGALAHAIFDALTKIKRVEEEHLHGEVVAFGILIQLQLEGNHEELNNLLNFYKEINLPTTLKEIVVKNEYLEKKEEIIDKILNSITGSEIPLNFTKDEFITILEGNL
- a CDS encoding MetQ/NlpA family ABC transporter substrate-binding protein — its product is MKRTLLLLIIVSNFVFGKDVFKIGATPIPAGEILNEIKEELAKEGLNIEIVEFTDYIMPNLALADGSLDANFFQHKPYLANFMKEKNLDLVPLEDIYVPPLGAYSKKYKSVNELKAGDKIAIPNDPTNAGRALILLHNNGVIKLSNPEDLMATEFDIVENPKKLKIVSLQAAQLPRSLEDVDLAVINCNYALDTGLSPQEDSLIVEGKESAYGNVVAVRKGDENSKEVATLMKVLRSDKVRNFILEKYKGGIIPLF